A region from the Chroogloeocystis siderophila 5.2 s.c.1 genome encodes:
- the gmk gene encoding guanylate kinase: protein MTPVLSLQGSATPPNCLPEGKLIVLTGPSGVGKGTLVRALLERHPELYFSVSVTTRAPRPGEIHGKQYYFVSRSEFQQMIEQNKLLEWAEFAGNYYGTPRDTVLEQISKGKCVLLEIELEGARQICQSYPEAKRIFIMPPSLAELEHRLRGRGQDSPDAIARRLQRAKDEISAADEFDIQIVNDDFETALDAITSTVFSFCGNASK, encoded by the coding sequence ATGACGCCAGTTTTATCGCTTCAGGGTTCAGCTACACCACCAAATTGCCTTCCTGAAGGCAAACTAATTGTCTTGACTGGTCCTAGCGGAGTTGGTAAAGGTACGCTGGTACGAGCGCTGCTTGAGCGTCATCCTGAATTATATTTTTCTGTTTCTGTTACTACCCGCGCTCCCCGTCCAGGCGAAATTCACGGTAAACAATACTATTTTGTCAGTCGCAGTGAGTTTCAACAAATGATCGAACAAAACAAACTGCTGGAATGGGCTGAGTTTGCAGGTAACTATTACGGTACTCCCCGCGATACAGTTCTCGAACAAATCTCCAAAGGAAAGTGCGTTTTGTTAGAAATTGAACTCGAAGGCGCGCGCCAAATTTGTCAGTCTTATCCTGAGGCGAAGCGCATCTTTATTATGCCTCCTTCTTTGGCAGAATTAGAACACCGCTTACGCGGTCGCGGTCAAGATTCTCCTGATGCGATCGCACGTCGTCTGCAACGCGCTAAAGATGAAATTAGTGCTGCGGATGAATTCGATATTCAAATTGTCAATGATGATTTTGAGACAGCTTTGGATGCGATCACGTCTACAGTATTTAGTTTTTGTGGTAATGCTTCTAAATGA
- a CDS encoding photosystem I reaction center subunit XI, producing the protein MAQAIDASKNRPSDPRNQEVVYPSKRDPQIGNLETPINNSSLVKWFINNLPAYRPGITPLRRGLEVGMAHGYWLLGPFAKLGPLRDTDVANIAGLLATLGMVVISTLAVSLYAATDPPKPVATVTVPNPPDTFDTSEGWNTFASGFLIGGVGGAIVAYFILANIELIQNIFK; encoded by the coding sequence ATGGCACAAGCAATAGATGCATCTAAAAATCGTCCCAGCGATCCGCGAAATCAGGAAGTCGTTTATCCTTCCAAACGAGATCCTCAAATTGGTAATCTGGAAACACCAATTAATAACTCTTCTTTAGTCAAGTGGTTTATCAATAACCTACCAGCGTATCGTCCAGGGATTACTCCGTTACGACGCGGGCTAGAAGTAGGGATGGCGCATGGCTATTGGCTGCTAGGTCCTTTTGCTAAGTTAGGTCCATTACGCGATACTGATGTAGCAAACATTGCTGGATTACTGGCAACTTTGGGCATGGTTGTGATCTCAACTCTAGCAGTATCGCTATACGCTGCAACTGATCCACCGAAACCAGTTGCGACTGTAACTGTGCCAAATCCTCCTGACACTTTTGACACCAGCGAAGGTTGGAATACTTTTGCTAGTGGCTTCTTAATTGGTGGCGTTGGTGGTGCCATTGTTGCCTACTTCATCCTGGCTAATATCGAATTAATTCAAAATATATTCAAGTAA
- a CDS encoding photosystem I reaction center subunit IX encodes MQQKKGEQQNYLLRYLSLGPVLLFALLSFTAVLLIVFNYLYPDLLFHPLP; translated from the coding sequence ATGCAACAAAAGAAAGGCGAACAACAAAATTATCTACTACGCTATCTTTCTTTAGGTCCAGTACTACTTTTTGCCTTGCTGAGTTTTACTGCGGTTCTGTTGATTGTCTTTAATTATCTGTATCCCGATCTTCTTTTCCATCCGCTGCCATAA
- a CDS encoding Photosystem I reaction center subunit III, with amino-acid sequence MRRLFALVLVISLWFNFVPQALAVGAGLVPCSESPEFIQRAASARNTTADPNSGQKRFERYAQELCGPEGLPHLIVDGRLNHAGDFLIPSILFLYIAGWIGWVGRAYLQEVKKRDNTELREVIIDVPTALPLMLSGFTWPLAAVKELLSGELVAKDDEIPVSPR; translated from the coding sequence ATGCGACGATTGTTTGCTCTAGTCCTTGTCATCAGTTTGTGGTTTAATTTTGTACCGCAGGCATTAGCCGTTGGTGCAGGGCTTGTGCCTTGTAGTGAATCTCCAGAATTTATCCAAAGGGCAGCTTCTGCCCGCAATACTACTGCCGATCCTAATTCAGGGCAAAAGCGGTTTGAGCGTTATGCTCAAGAATTATGCGGTCCTGAGGGTTTACCCCACTTAATTGTAGATGGTCGTCTCAATCATGCAGGTGACTTTCTAATTCCTAGCATTCTCTTTCTCTATATTGCTGGTTGGATTGGCTGGGTAGGACGTGCCTATCTTCAAGAAGTCAAAAAGCGCGACAATACTGAATTGCGAGAAGTCATTATCGACGTGCCTACCGCACTGCCACTCATGCTATCAGGCTTCACTTGGCCCCTCGCAGCTGTGAAAGAACTACTTTCGGGAGAATTAGTTGCTAAGGATGACGAAATCCCAGTTTCTCCACGCTAG
- the tsaD gene encoding tRNA (adenosine(37)-N6)-threonylcarbamoyltransferase complex transferase subunit TsaD: MSTVLALETSCDETAVAIVKNRQVCSSIVNSQIAIHSQYGGVVPEAASRQHLEIINHGIELALTQANLTWQEIDGIAATCAPGLVGALLVGVTAAKTLAIVQQKPFIGVHHLEGHIYANYLSEPSLEPPFLSLLVSGGHTSLIYVKDCGVYETLGETRDDAAGEAFDKVARLLKLGYPGGPVIDKLAQLGNAQAFSLPEGNVSQPSGGYHPYDSSFSGLKTAVLRLVQQLEKERQLPVEDVAASFQASVARSLTKRAIACARDYNLNTIAVGGGVAANSGLRHHLTTAASAHNLRVLFPPLKFCTDNAAMIGCAAAEHLDRGHTSPLNLGVQSRLTLTAVMQLYQHNGWT; encoded by the coding sequence ATGTCAACTGTTTTAGCGCTAGAAACTAGCTGCGACGAAACTGCTGTCGCCATTGTTAAAAATCGTCAAGTTTGTAGTAGTATTGTGAACTCACAAATTGCGATTCACAGCCAATACGGTGGAGTTGTTCCAGAAGCAGCTTCGCGCCAACATTTAGAGATTATTAATCATGGAATTGAGCTTGCTTTGACGCAGGCAAATCTCACGTGGCAAGAAATCGATGGAATTGCCGCAACGTGCGCCCCAGGACTTGTTGGAGCCTTATTAGTAGGAGTTACCGCCGCAAAAACGCTAGCGATCGTGCAGCAAAAACCGTTTATCGGCGTGCATCACCTTGAAGGACACATTTATGCAAATTATCTGAGCGAGCCGAGTTTAGAGCCGCCTTTTTTGAGTTTGCTCGTTTCTGGCGGGCATACGAGTTTAATTTATGTCAAAGATTGTGGTGTGTACGAAACGTTAGGCGAAACCCGCGATGATGCGGCGGGAGAAGCTTTTGATAAAGTAGCGCGATTACTCAAACTCGGTTATCCTGGCGGTCCAGTAATTGATAAACTAGCGCAATTAGGCAACGCACAAGCCTTTTCGTTACCCGAAGGCAACGTTTCGCAACCAAGTGGCGGGTATCATCCGTATGATTCGAGCTTTAGTGGTTTAAAAACCGCAGTTCTGCGGCTAGTACAGCAACTCGAAAAAGAAAGACAACTCCCCGTAGAAGATGTTGCCGCAAGTTTTCAAGCGAGTGTTGCGCGATCGCTCACCAAACGGGCGATCGCCTGTGCGCGAGATTACAATCTCAACACAATAGCTGTTGGTGGTGGTGTTGCTGCAAATAGCGGCTTGAGACATCATTTGACGACTGCTGCGAGTGCGCACAACTTGCGTGTCTTATTTCCCCCACTCAAATTTTGTACCGACAATGCCGCTATGATTGGTTGTGCTGCGGCGGAACACCTGGATCGCGGTCACACTTCCCCCCTGAATTTAGGCGTCCAATCCCGATTAACGTTGACTGCAGTCATGCAGTTATACCAACACAATGGTTGGACATAG
- a CDS encoding alpha/beta fold hydrolase: MATIEILGVPHAYELTTPTADTHALVFIHGWLLSRGYWQPIIEQLSPDFQCLAYDLRGFGQSQLNQVNRELPHSENVSSLVPASVGAAAVHHSSSRYTAAAYAQDLIILLEKLNITSAWLIGHSLGGSIALWAADQMPDRIKGVICINAGGGIYLKEAFEQFRSWGSKLIKYRPRWLCYLPLLDLLFTRANVAQAIAPTWGRQRLIDFVVAHPDAALGTLLDSTTEAEINLLPKVVSQLQQPVYFITGDKDQIMEPKYVRHLASFHPLFEACGNNVMEIPECGHLAMVEHPQTVANQIRLLLAQHNHSSRGAGAARKFPPL; encoded by the coding sequence ATGGCAACCATTGAAATTCTAGGAGTCCCCCACGCCTACGAGCTAACGACTCCCACAGCAGATACTCATGCTTTAGTATTTATTCACGGTTGGCTATTAAGCCGTGGATACTGGCAGCCTATCATCGAACAGTTATCCCCAGACTTTCAGTGTCTAGCATACGATCTGCGCGGTTTTGGTCAGTCGCAACTGAATCAAGTTAACCGTGAGTTGCCACACTCAGAAAATGTTTCGAGTTTGGTTCCGGCTTCGGTGGGTGCTGCGGCGGTTCACCATTCCTCATCGCGCTACACTGCTGCTGCTTATGCACAAGATTTAATAATTCTCTTAGAGAAACTCAATATTACAAGCGCTTGGTTAATTGGTCATTCGTTGGGTGGTAGTATTGCGTTGTGGGCAGCTGACCAAATGCCAGACCGGATTAAGGGAGTTATTTGTATTAATGCGGGTGGCGGTATTTATCTTAAAGAAGCTTTTGAGCAGTTTCGCAGTTGGGGTTCAAAACTAATCAAATATCGTCCGCGTTGGTTGTGTTATTTACCACTGCTCGATTTACTATTTACTCGTGCTAATGTGGCGCAAGCGATCGCACCTACATGGGGTCGTCAGCGGTTGATTGATTTTGTTGTCGCACATCCTGACGCCGCTTTGGGAACGCTTTTAGATTCAACGACCGAAGCAGAAATTAATCTTTTACCAAAAGTTGTATCCCAACTTCAGCAACCCGTGTATTTTATTACAGGCGACAAAGATCAAATTATGGAGCCGAAGTACGTCCGGCATTTGGCAAGCTTTCATCCGCTATTTGAAGCGTGTGGCAATAATGTCATGGAAATTCCTGAGTGCGGACATTTAGCAATGGTCGAACACCCGCAAACTGTTGCTAATCAAATTCGCCTGCTTCTAGCGCAGCATAACCACAGCAGCAGAGGAGCCGGTGCGGCGCGCAAGTTTCCTCCGTTGTAG
- a CDS encoding GNAT family N-acetyltransferase: MANGSSPSSDRLEKSGEGDRIVFSSEREIDLYELEELCDAVGWSRRPLRKVKKAIQHSFLVASMWEVRGTQRRLIGFARATSDHAFNATIWDVVVHPSFQGKGLGKALMKYMIKKLRSEDISNITLFADPHVVDFYRGLGFMSDPEGIKGMFWYPN; encoded by the coding sequence ATGGCAAACGGCTCCTCTCCAAGTAGCGATCGCCTAGAAAAATCTGGCGAAGGCGATCGCATTGTTTTTAGTAGCGAACGTGAAATTGACTTATACGAACTAGAAGAACTATGTGATGCGGTCGGTTGGTCGCGTCGTCCGCTGCGCAAGGTAAAAAAAGCCATACAGCATAGTTTCTTGGTGGCGTCAATGTGGGAAGTTCGCGGTACTCAACGAAGACTTATCGGTTTTGCGCGGGCGACTTCAGACCATGCCTTTAATGCCACAATTTGGGATGTTGTTGTGCATCCCTCGTTTCAAGGTAAAGGTTTGGGTAAGGCATTGATGAAGTACATGATTAAAAAACTCAGAAGTGAAGACATCAGCAATATCACATTATTTGCCGACCCCCATGTCGTAGATTTTTACCGAGGCTTAGGATTTATGTCTGACCCCGAAGGTATTAAAGGAATGTTTTGGTATCCAAATTAG